The proteins below come from a single Eucalyptus grandis isolate ANBG69807.140 chromosome 3, ASM1654582v1, whole genome shotgun sequence genomic window:
- the LOC104436269 gene encoding derlin-1, whose amino-acid sequence MSSPSEFYNSLPPISKAFGTICVATTAAFHLGLFDPYYVALLYAPIFKQFQVWRLVTNFFFLGKFSVNFGIRLLMIARYGVQLEKGPFDRRTADFLWMMIFGAFSLLVLAAIPMLWTPFLGVSLVFMLLYVWSREFPNAQVSIYGLVALKAFYLPWAMLALDVIFGSPLLPDLLGIVAGHLYYFLTVLHPLAGGKDILRTPRWVHKLVARLRLGQPARVRSEPERSTGTAFSGRSYRLDG is encoded by the exons ATGTCGTCTCCGTCAga ATTCTACAATTCTCTTCCGCCAATAAGCAAAGCTTTTGGAACCATATGTGTAGCAACGACAGCGGCATTTCATTTGGGATTGTTCGATCCTTACTACGTTGCATTACTGTATGCAccaatattcaaacaattccaG GTCTGGAGGCTTGtcactaatttctttttcctaggGAAGTTCTCTGTTAATTTTGGAATTCGTCTGTTGATGAT AGCCAGATATGGAGTTCAACTTGAGAAGGGCCCATTTGACAGGCGAACAGCAGATTTCCTATGGATGATGATTTTTGGGGCATTCTCCTTACTG GTTTTAGCAGCCATCCCTATGCTGTGGACTCCCTTCCTAGGGGTTTCCTTGGTTTTCATGCTTTTGTACGTATGGAGTAGAGAGTTTCCAAATGCGCAAGTTAGCATTTACGGACTGGTAGCTCTGAAG GCCTTTTACCTACCTTGGGCAATGCTTGCATTGGATGTTATATTCGGTTCACCTTTATTACCAGACCTTCTTGGGATCGTTGCTGGACATCTCTATTACTTCCTGACCGTGCTGCATCCTCTTGCTGGTGGGAAGGACATACTAAGGACTCCAAGATGGGT ACACAAGCTTGTTGCAAGATTGCGGTTGGGACAGCCGGCAAGAGTTCGCTCGGAACCAGAGAGATCCACTGGGACGGCTTTTAGTGGAAGAAGCTACCGGTTGGACGGATGA